A single window of Microplitis demolitor isolate Queensland-Clemson2020A chromosome 7, iyMicDemo2.1a, whole genome shotgun sequence DNA harbors:
- the LOC103571139 gene encoding low density lipoprotein receptor adapter protein 1-B isoform X1: MSFFRGLWKSSSKHKKLCEEWALANSRECVDNGSSKIGTGSRNSLRHDDNDETSEATFTLKYLGSTLVETPSSEEATAEAIKTVITMAKASGKKLQRVALAVSLRGIRMTDLATEEDQLQVSIYRISYCSADATHDHVFAFIATNLNETMECHAFLCPKRKMAQTVTLTVAQAFNTAYEAWLQSQSEPRIHHTLDKSPSSSELATGNSIIKDDKSLIKSSDADKRGNDSKQKNEKNLLIDLSNEVKSNDKSWVCFEDETMEIKKVPKKTCNNNIPMTTIRHASNTNHHVVPRPSPGFKVQNAWGESRSVDLICS, translated from the exons ATGTCTTTTTTTCGGGGTCTGTGGAAAAGCAGTTCAAAACATAAGA AGTTGTGCGAGGAATGGGCGTTGGCAAATAGCAGAGAGTGCGTCGACAATGGAAGCAGTAAAATTGGCACCGGAAGTAGGAATTCACTGAGGCacgatgataatgatgaaaCAAGCGAGGCGACATTTACCCTGAAATATTTGGGTAGTACGTTGGTGGAGACACCGTCTAGTGAAGAGGCCACCGCTGAGGCAATCAAGACGGTCATTACTATG GCTAAAGccagtggaaaaaaattacaacggGTTGCTCTCGCAGTAAGCTTACGAGGGATCCGAATGACTGATTTGGCGACTGAGGAAGATCAACTTCAAGTTTCAATATAcag aatttcttACTGCTCAGCAGACGCGACCCACGATCATGTGTTCGCATTTATCGCAACAAATTTAAACGAAACCATGGAATGTCATGCATTTTTATGCCCAAAACGTAAAATGGCACAGACAGTAACATTGACTGTAGCTCAGGCATTTAATACGGCTTATGAAGCCTGGCTGCAGTCTCAATCAGAACCAAGGATTCATCACACCTTAGACAAAAGCCCTAGTTCCAGTGAATTAGCAACTGGCAATTCAATAA TTAAAGatgataaatcattaattaaatcaagtGACGCAGATAAACGAGGAAATGACAGCAAacagaaaaatgaaaagaatttACTTATTGATTTATCCAATGAAGTCAAGTCTAACGATAAATCTTGG GTATGCTTTGAAGATGAGacaatggaaataaaaaaagtacctAAAAAAACATGCAACAATAACATACCGATGACAACAATAAGACACGCAAGCAACACAAATCATCATGTTGTACCGAGACCATCACCGGGTTTCAAAGTACAAAATGCCTGGGGTGAATCACGATCTGTCGACCTCATATGCTCGTAG
- the LOC103571139 gene encoding low density lipoprotein receptor adapter protein 1-B isoform X2, translating to MPFFKKFRIFSRHRKLCEEWALANSRECVDNGSSKIGTGSRNSLRHDDNDETSEATFTLKYLGSTLVETPSSEEATAEAIKTVITMAKASGKKLQRVALAVSLRGIRMTDLATEEDQLQVSIYRISYCSADATHDHVFAFIATNLNETMECHAFLCPKRKMAQTVTLTVAQAFNTAYEAWLQSQSEPRIHHTLDKSPSSSELATGNSIIKDDKSLIKSSDADKRGNDSKQKNEKNLLIDLSNEVKSNDKSWVCFEDETMEIKKVPKKTCNNNIPMTTIRHASNTNHHVVPRPSPGFKVQNAWGESRSVDLICS from the exons AGTTGTGCGAGGAATGGGCGTTGGCAAATAGCAGAGAGTGCGTCGACAATGGAAGCAGTAAAATTGGCACCGGAAGTAGGAATTCACTGAGGCacgatgataatgatgaaaCAAGCGAGGCGACATTTACCCTGAAATATTTGGGTAGTACGTTGGTGGAGACACCGTCTAGTGAAGAGGCCACCGCTGAGGCAATCAAGACGGTCATTACTATG GCTAAAGccagtggaaaaaaattacaacggGTTGCTCTCGCAGTAAGCTTACGAGGGATCCGAATGACTGATTTGGCGACTGAGGAAGATCAACTTCAAGTTTCAATATAcag aatttcttACTGCTCAGCAGACGCGACCCACGATCATGTGTTCGCATTTATCGCAACAAATTTAAACGAAACCATGGAATGTCATGCATTTTTATGCCCAAAACGTAAAATGGCACAGACAGTAACATTGACTGTAGCTCAGGCATTTAATACGGCTTATGAAGCCTGGCTGCAGTCTCAATCAGAACCAAGGATTCATCACACCTTAGACAAAAGCCCTAGTTCCAGTGAATTAGCAACTGGCAATTCAATAA TTAAAGatgataaatcattaattaaatcaagtGACGCAGATAAACGAGGAAATGACAGCAAacagaaaaatgaaaagaatttACTTATTGATTTATCCAATGAAGTCAAGTCTAACGATAAATCTTGG GTATGCTTTGAAGATGAGacaatggaaataaaaaaagtacctAAAAAAACATGCAACAATAACATACCGATGACAACAATAAGACACGCAAGCAACACAAATCATCATGTTGTACCGAGACCATCACCGGGTTTCAAAGTACAAAATGCCTGGGGTGAATCACGATCTGTCGACCTCATATGCTCGTAG
- the LOC103571166 gene encoding venom metalloproteinase 3, with protein MSEEALSFTAKKLQVGFSLKIIAGFIFLGYAFGAPSQEIHHRMTPEERLKIFHTAGTFVPPYEVVTVHSSRVQKRDINAGHIMEMQAYGQRVKAWLTPIDGKLATENTPIYTVNSSPNGPQFSVYTDGMKDMIKYLYENKAQAITVSVNERPDGSRAMNGILGQNNLYIKPLPDHLRNYLRRYGRSVNDFESEHEDKSYHIVYEMPKTADNKTLMTPLTQSIRPKRSAQNSQILYPEILLLVDYTLYSRLGSNIWDAVPYLLSFWNGVDIMYRTLGRPKYRLNIAAILLAKDPKALEYIRHLQYPNIDVETTLTLSGYWLYQNQEVFPIDSYDTAVTMTSHTLWVKDKTTHTYHDGILGIAWVSGTCGVNYHQRNMTKTAVVHDDGGYTGIQTAAHELGHSLGASHDGTDHAECKHNEGHIMAGSSVANSTKSHEWSPCSRRDMNKFLKENQSECLTNRPKNGEAVPRLLPGKLMDANDQCYMYRKTKAAIIEPSICHQLNCFLEGNDRMYTQLGSAAADGTPCGDGLICIHGHCMDEKIIM; from the exons ATGTCTGAAGAAGCTTTATCATTTACCGCTAAGAAATTGCAAGTCG gattttctttaaaaatcattgcGGGCTTTATTTTTCTCGGTTATGCCTTTGGCGCACCATCTCAGgag atcCATCATCGTATGACACCAGAGGAgagactgaaaatttttcatacagcAGGAACTTttg taccGCCATATGAAGTTGTAACAGTTCACTCATCTCGGGTGCAAAAGCGAGACATTAATGCCGGACATATAATGGAAATGCAAGCTTACGGTCAGCGTGTTAAAGCATGGCTTACACCAATCGACGGAAAGCTAGCAACTGAAAATACACCGATCTATACCGTCAATTCATCTCCAAATGGGCCTCAATTTTCCGTATATACTGAC ggAATGAAGgatatgattaaatatttgtatgaaAATAAAGCTCAAGCAATCACTGTCTCTGTTAATGAACGTCCTGATGGTAGTCGAGCAATG aacGGTATACTtggacaaaataatttatacatcaAACCTTTGCCGGATCATCTAAGAAATTACTTACGTCGTTACGGGAGATCTGTCAATGATTTTGAATCCGAACATGAGGACAAATCTTACCATATTGTTTACGAAATGCCAAAAACGGCTGACAATAAAACTCTCATGACTC CGCTGACCCAATCAATAAGACCAAAACGTTCTGCACAAAATTCTCAGATACTCTATCCTGAGATTCTACTTCTTGTCGACTACACTTTGTATTCTAGACTCGGGAGCAATATCTGGGATGCTGTTCCATATCTTTTAAGTTTTTGGAATGGCGTTGATATAATGTATCGAACCCTCGGCCGTCCAAAGTACAGATTAAATATCGCAGCAATTCTTTTAGctaaa GATCCAAAAGCTTTGGAGTACATTAGACATTTACAATATCCAAACATAGATGTCGAGACAACATTGACATTAAGCGGATATTGGCTGTACCAAAACCAAGAGGTATTTCCAATTGATAGCTACGACACAGCTGTTACAATGACATC GCATACTCTATGGGTTAAAGATAAGACGACTCATACTTATCACGATGGAATACTTGGTATTGCATGGGTATCAGGAACTTGTGGagttaattatcatcaaagaAACATGACTAAAACTGCGGTTGTTCATGACGACGGCGGTTATACTGGTATTCAAACTGCGGCTCATGAATTGGGTCACTC ACTTGGAGCTTCTCACGATGGGACTGACCATGCAGAATGTAAGCATAACGAGGGTCATATTATGGCTGGTAGTTCAGTTGCTAATTCAACAAAATCACATGAATGGTCACCATGCAGTAGACGTgacatgaataaatttttgaa AGAAAACCAATCAGAATGTCTTACTAACAGACCCAAAAATGGTGAAGCGGTACCAAGGTTACTGCCTGGTAAACTGATGGACGCTAACGATCAATGCTATATGTACAGAAAAACTAAAGCCGCCATTATTGAACCTAGTATTTGTCATCAACTGAATTGTTTTCTAGAGGGAAATGACAGGATGTATACTCAATTGGGATCGGCTGCTGCAGATGGTACTCCTTGTGGCGACGGTTTGATTTGTATTCATGGTCATTGTatggatgaaaaaataatcatgtaa